In a genomic window of Rhopalosiphum maidis isolate BTI-1 chromosome 4, ASM367621v3, whole genome shotgun sequence:
- the LOC113556641 gene encoding keratin-associated protein 6-2-like has translation MNTFVKLFVVLAVAVALAKGEEAKKETKVVEKRSDKSDLTPAATGRFFSGGYNSYPTGYSSGYNGGYNSGYNSYPSSYSGGYNSYPSYGGYPSTYNSGYSSGYGSGYGSGYGSGYNSGYSKYPSSGYGNNYYGGYDQGYNKYPSAYSYSNSYNYPGSYNSGYGHNSYYDNDNYGAHGYSGYNKGYSSYPQSTGYGYNKW, from the exons ATGAACACATTCGTAAAA TTGTTCGTCGTGCTGGCTGTGGCCGTAGCTCTGGCTAAAGGCGAAGAAGCCAAAAAAGAAACCAAAGTGGTCGAGAAACGATCTGATAAATCCGATCTGACACCAGCGGCCACTGGACGAT TCTTCTCGGGCGGTTACAACAGTTACCCGACCGGCTACAGCAGCGGATACAACGGCGGTTACAACAGCGGTTACAACAGCTACCCGTCTAGCTACAGCGGAGGATACAACAGTTACCCATCGTACGGCGGCTACCCGTCCACATACAACAGCGGATACTCTTCCGGCTACGGAAGCGGCTACGGAAGCGGCTACGGAAGCGGCTACAACAGCGGCTACAGCAAGTACCCGAGCAGCGGTTACGGTAACAACTACTACGGTGGATACGACCAGGGCTACAACAAATACCCGTCTGCCTACTCGTACAGCAACAGCTACAACTACCCAGGATCGTACAACTCCGGCTACGGTCACAACAGCTACTACGACAACGACAACTACGGCGCTCACGGTTACAGCGGTTACAACAAGGGCTACAGCTCTTACCCACAATCCACTGGCTACGGTTACAACAAATGGTAA